In Candidatus Methanomethylophilus alvi Mx1201, a genomic segment contains:
- the ppsA gene encoding phosphoenolpyruvate synthase: MDSKTAAKRIIDVNELRVNDVPIVGGKGANLGELTSSGFPVPHAFVLTTVSYDYFISTSKIMPKILAQIKSIDPDSDDTLVAASNNIRELFDKCEIPKDLKDEIKENYNLLLGGKKGFVAVRSSATAEDLPDASFAGQQETYLNVKDEKDLFDKIRKCWSSLFTARAISYRETQGYSHEDVKLAVVVQRMVNSEFAGIMFTVDPHNGAKNIIVEGGYGLGEAMVGGEVTPDTYQVDKSKMAITNKRISKQTWKYIRGPQGGAVKKDIPVDMQKVQKIPDDRVLEIAEIGRQVEIHYDKPMDMEWCIEDNKVYLVQARPITAIGTGKEDSSAGEQVEGGDVVLSGLGASPGMATGRVCIYDVGMSLDVIKDGDVLVTKMTMPDMVPAMSRSVAIVTDEGGMTCHAAIISRELGTPCVVGTGEATNTLKNGEIVTVDGSTGTVYRGEIKKKVVTETAPAAAASAAVFSEQVPITGTKVMVNMSMPSKAEEVAKLPCDGVGLLRSEFLFTNYIGEHPCAVIQEGRAQELIDKLADGVAKVARAFYPRPVTLRTSDFKTNEYRDMKGGANFEPNEDNPMIGWRGCSRYVSDSYREAFMCELKAIKKARDEMGMKNINIMLPFVRTIDEVKQITAMMESVGLRRGLDLKLYFMAEVPVNIFMAEEFCKYCDWFSIGSNDLTQLTMGCDRDSDILGKMGYFDERNPGVKAAIKHLIKVAHKYGNHVSICGQAPSVYPEFCEFLVEQGIDCISLNPDTFVRTKKIIASAEQRVLLQAARKVNRPSCDDEDDF, encoded by the coding sequence ATGGACAGCAAAACCGCAGCCAAGAGGATTATCGATGTGAACGAGCTCCGCGTCAACGATGTGCCCATCGTCGGCGGAAAAGGAGCAAACCTCGGAGAGCTCACCTCCTCCGGATTCCCAGTACCCCACGCCTTCGTCCTGACCACCGTATCCTACGACTACTTCATCTCCACCAGCAAGATCATGCCCAAGATCCTTGCGCAGATCAAGTCGATCGACCCCGATTCCGACGACACCCTCGTAGCAGCCTCCAACAACATCAGGGAGCTCTTCGACAAATGCGAGATCCCCAAAGACCTCAAAGACGAGATCAAGGAGAACTACAATCTCCTCCTCGGAGGGAAGAAGGGATTCGTGGCCGTAAGGTCCAGCGCCACTGCGGAGGACCTCCCCGACGCATCCTTCGCCGGACAGCAGGAGACCTACCTCAACGTCAAGGACGAGAAGGACCTCTTCGACAAGATCAGGAAATGCTGGTCATCCCTCTTCACCGCCCGCGCCATCTCCTACAGGGAAACCCAGGGCTACTCCCACGAGGATGTGAAGCTGGCCGTCGTCGTCCAGAGGATGGTCAACTCCGAGTTCGCCGGCATCATGTTCACCGTAGACCCCCACAACGGTGCCAAGAACATCATCGTGGAGGGCGGATACGGCCTCGGAGAGGCGATGGTCGGCGGAGAGGTCACCCCCGATACATACCAGGTCGACAAGAGCAAGATGGCCATCACCAACAAGAGGATCTCCAAACAGACCTGGAAATACATCCGCGGACCTCAGGGCGGAGCGGTCAAGAAGGACATCCCCGTGGACATGCAGAAGGTCCAGAAGATCCCCGACGACCGCGTTCTCGAGATCGCCGAGATTGGAAGGCAGGTCGAGATCCACTACGACAAGCCCATGGACATGGAGTGGTGCATAGAGGACAACAAGGTCTACCTCGTACAGGCGAGGCCCATCACCGCCATCGGTACCGGCAAAGAGGACAGCTCCGCCGGGGAACAGGTCGAGGGAGGGGACGTCGTCCTCTCCGGTCTCGGAGCAAGCCCCGGAATGGCCACCGGAAGGGTCTGCATATACGATGTAGGCATGAGCCTCGACGTCATCAAGGACGGGGACGTCCTCGTCACCAAGATGACCATGCCCGACATGGTCCCCGCCATGAGCAGATCCGTCGCCATCGTCACCGACGAGGGAGGTATGACCTGCCATGCCGCCATCATCTCCAGGGAACTCGGGACCCCCTGCGTAGTAGGTACCGGCGAGGCCACCAACACCCTGAAGAACGGGGAGATCGTGACCGTCGACGGTTCCACCGGTACAGTCTACCGCGGAGAGATCAAGAAGAAGGTAGTCACCGAGACCGCTCCCGCCGCCGCTGCTTCCGCAGCTGTCTTCTCCGAACAGGTCCCCATCACCGGGACCAAGGTCATGGTCAACATGAGCATGCCCTCCAAAGCCGAAGAGGTCGCCAAACTCCCCTGTGACGGCGTCGGACTCCTCAGATCCGAGTTCCTGTTCACCAACTACATCGGAGAGCACCCCTGTGCGGTCATCCAGGAGGGACGCGCCCAGGAACTCATCGACAAGCTGGCCGACGGAGTGGCCAAGGTGGCAAGGGCCTTCTACCCCCGCCCCGTCACCCTCAGGACGAGCGACTTCAAGACCAACGAGTACCGCGATATGAAGGGCGGAGCGAACTTCGAGCCCAACGAGGACAACCCCATGATCGGATGGAGGGGATGTTCCAGATATGTCTCCGACAGCTACCGCGAGGCATTCATGTGCGAACTCAAGGCGATCAAGAAGGCCAGGGACGAGATGGGCATGAAAAACATCAACATCATGCTGCCTTTCGTCAGGACCATCGACGAGGTCAAGCAGATCACCGCCATGATGGAGTCCGTAGGCCTCAGGCGCGGACTCGACCTCAAGCTGTACTTCATGGCCGAAGTCCCCGTCAACATCTTCATGGCCGAGGAATTCTGCAAGTACTGCGACTGGTTCTCCATCGGATCCAACGACCTGACCCAGCTCACCATGGGATGCGACAGGGATTCCGACATACTCGGCAAGATGGGGTACTTCGACGAGAGGAACCCCGGAGTAAAGGCGGCCATCAAGCACCTCATAAAGGTGGCCCACAAGTACGGCAACCATGTCAGCATCTGCGGACAGGCGCCTTCGGTCTACCCCGAGTTCTGTGAATTCCTCGTGGAACAGGGCATAGACTGCATCTCCCTGAACCCCGACACCTTCGTCAGGACCAAGAAGATCATCGCCTCCGCCGAGCAGAGGGTCCTCCTCCAGGCCGCCAGGAAGGTCAACCGCCCTTCCTGCGATGACGAGGACGACTTCTGA
- a CDS encoding ATP-binding protein: MLVLEDQFRAAGSSFVVISGRRRSGKTTVLMQFMRRHPNSLYFLARKESSSRNLVYFRRAAADFLGRDLGPASDGDWNRTFREIVSRTGGQKMVIMMDEFQNIGQKDPTFPAVIQYIWDTVLKGAHVMLVISGSSIPQMSAQVLEYGSPLYGRRTAQIMLGQLSFSKCSELYGAKSAWDQVMFYSVTGGVPKYVKTFGGYRDVYSAVEGTVLNPDSYLYDEVMASLQSEVTDIGSYASILGSIASGHRKLQDMADDLGLKQTGLTNYLKVLMDTGLVERDVPVTDDDPFRSKKGLYRIADRMTAFWFRYVYPHSDLLGRGEKEKIMNIVRSDLPFDTMRSAYVEICTEKAWDMASEGSWDLIPDRIGGYWGKDVSADIVGIDYGAEAILVGTCVCSESPAGPEVLEDLRDVGGRLMSVTGAGRVEYVVFSISGFEGEWPDDVDLVEGV, translated from the coding sequence ATGCTGGTCTTGGAGGACCAGTTCAGGGCGGCCGGCTCCTCTTTCGTGGTCATATCCGGCAGGAGACGTTCGGGTAAGACCACGGTCCTCATGCAGTTCATGAGGAGGCACCCGAACTCCCTGTACTTTCTGGCCAGGAAGGAGTCATCCTCCCGGAATCTTGTTTATTTCCGCAGGGCCGCCGCCGATTTCCTCGGCCGCGACCTGGGACCGGCGTCCGACGGGGATTGGAACAGGACCTTCAGAGAGATAGTGTCGCGGACGGGGGGTCAGAAGATGGTCATCATGATGGATGAATTCCAGAACATAGGTCAGAAGGACCCCACCTTCCCTGCGGTCATACAATACATATGGGATACCGTCCTGAAAGGTGCCCATGTGATGCTGGTCATCAGCGGTTCCTCCATCCCTCAGATGTCGGCACAGGTATTGGAATACGGAAGCCCTCTTTACGGGAGGCGTACCGCCCAGATAATGCTCGGGCAGCTGTCCTTCTCCAAATGCTCGGAGCTCTATGGGGCCAAAAGCGCCTGGGACCAGGTCATGTTCTATTCCGTGACGGGAGGGGTTCCGAAGTATGTGAAGACGTTCGGGGGGTATCGCGACGTCTATTCCGCCGTGGAGGGCACCGTCCTCAATCCGGACAGCTATCTTTACGACGAGGTCATGGCCTCCCTGCAGTCGGAGGTCACCGACATCGGCAGCTATGCCTCCATACTCGGGTCGATAGCGTCGGGTCATCGCAAACTGCAGGACATGGCCGACGACCTCGGTCTGAAGCAGACGGGCCTCACCAACTACCTCAAGGTCCTCATGGACACGGGTCTGGTGGAGAGGGACGTACCAGTGACGGACGACGACCCGTTCCGCAGCAAGAAGGGATTGTACAGGATCGCCGACAGGATGACCGCATTCTGGTTCCGTTATGTCTATCCGCATTCGGACCTGCTCGGAAGGGGGGAGAAGGAGAAGATAATGAATATCGTCCGCAGCGACCTTCCCTTCGATACCATGCGCTCGGCATACGTGGAGATCTGTACCGAGAAGGCCTGGGATATGGCGTCCGAAGGGTCCTGGGACCTCATCCCCGACCGCATAGGAGGATATTGGGGGAAGGACGTCTCGGCGGACATCGTCGGTATAGACTACGGTGCGGAAGCAATCCTCGTGGGGACATGCGTCTGCTCGGAATCACCCGCAGGCCCGGAGGTCCTGGAGGATTTGAGGGATGTCGGGGGGAGGCTGATGTCCGTCACGGGGGCGGGAAGGGTCGAGTATGTCGTTTTCTCGATCTCGGGTTTCGAAGGGGAATGGCCGGATGATGTGGATCTGGTGGAAGGTGTCTGA
- a CDS encoding ATP-binding protein, translated as MKRKAYSDLMKWKEKEGHKPLVVTGARQVGKTYLIDYFARKNYPHYIYVDFSSMVLMRKAFESNLDVDNVLSLMNLYSDKRLDFVPGKTLIFFDEVQECPSVRTALKQFSLDGRFDVIASGSLLGVLNRRNSSIFYPVGYEEQYELRSLDFEEFLWALDVPEDAIGMVCRSIRDKRPLGESLLSRFLQLFREYMVVGGMPEAVVEYVKTRNVFDVNEIHRMILRTSYADMSRYVDSPKEQTLVRACFNSIPGQLSQTNKKFIFSYVDENDGGDGSNATADKYRFALWWIHDAGYANFCMQISEPVVPIEAKVRQDAFKVYLYDTGILMTLYGVDSRIALASEDYSVNMGAVAENIVAECIVKSGFPLRYYVKSNGTDRMELDFIVECGGVNVIEVKSGKNRHSASLRKVSNMYPINRRIMFDITDIRVDEQGIEHYPLFAAAFIRDVLGM; from the coding sequence TTGAAGAGGAAAGCCTACTCGGATTTAATGAAATGGAAGGAGAAGGAAGGGCACAAGCCTCTTGTCGTAACCGGTGCAAGACAAGTTGGGAAGACCTACCTCATAGATTATTTTGCAAGAAAGAACTATCCTCATTACATCTACGTGGATTTCTCATCGATGGTCTTAATGAGAAAGGCATTCGAAAGCAATCTCGATGTGGACAATGTCCTCTCATTGATGAACCTGTATAGCGACAAACGTCTTGATTTTGTACCCGGTAAGACCTTGATATTTTTTGACGAGGTGCAGGAATGTCCGAGCGTACGTACGGCGTTGAAGCAATTCTCATTAGATGGAAGATTTGATGTGATAGCATCAGGCTCCCTGTTGGGAGTTCTCAATCGCAGGAATTCAAGCATATTCTATCCAGTCGGATATGAGGAGCAGTATGAACTCCGCTCTCTTGATTTTGAAGAATTTCTTTGGGCGTTGGATGTGCCAGAGGATGCGATAGGCATGGTCTGTAGATCCATACGTGATAAAAGACCATTGGGCGAGTCTCTGCTATCTCGTTTTTTACAACTTTTTAGAGAATACATGGTCGTAGGCGGGATGCCCGAAGCAGTTGTCGAATATGTAAAAACCCGGAATGTATTCGACGTCAATGAAATCCATAGGATGATCCTGAGGACGAGTTATGCGGATATGAGCCGCTATGTGGATTCACCCAAGGAGCAGACCTTGGTAAGAGCATGCTTCAACTCCATTCCCGGACAGCTTTCTCAGACCAATAAGAAGTTCATATTTTCCTATGTGGATGAAAACGATGGCGGTGACGGGAGCAATGCTACTGCGGATAAGTATCGTTTCGCTCTTTGGTGGATCCATGATGCGGGATATGCTAACTTCTGTATGCAGATAAGTGAGCCAGTGGTGCCGATCGAGGCCAAAGTGCGTCAGGATGCCTTCAAGGTGTATCTGTATGATACAGGGATATTGATGACACTGTACGGTGTAGATTCCCGTATCGCACTCGCAAGTGAGGATTATTCGGTCAATATGGGTGCAGTCGCTGAAAATATCGTGGCCGAATGCATAGTCAAGTCCGGATTTCCTTTGCGTTATTATGTTAAATCCAACGGGACCGATCGTATGGAATTGGATTTCATCGTGGAGTGCGGGGGTGTAAACGTCATCGAGGTCAAATCCGGGAAGAACAGGCATTCCGCATCTCTCAGGAAAGTTTCAAACATGTATCCGATAAATCGCCGTATAATGTTCGATATAACCGACATACGTGTCGATGAACAGGGCATAGAGCATTATCCTCTGTTCGCCGCCGCATTCATCCGCGACGTGCTGGGTATGTGA
- a CDS encoding AAA family ATPase, translating into MNTPALDLFVKKIDTGGYSFARIREEDCYYVDKTLLIKDIFDEDIGGIYLFTRPRRFGKTLNLSMIDAYFNINYRGNTWFDGLAISEHPELDGYKNSFPVIHMDLRNAKTGSNQTYEDFIEKIEVTLYGIFDRFRYLLDSDKTDDDKKALFEKILRMDISPDQMQMCIPMLCSMLRMYHGKKVIILIDEYDRAVSDSFGSESHRPILDFLGGFLEPILKNNPDVQMAYVTGVMQIAKESIFSGINNITVNNTFSVRSDERFGFTETEVKNILTYYGHPEKFEEIEEWYDGYRFGNKDVYNPFSIMNYVSNDFLPDAYWANSGGDSVVRWLLEKTTDENFGMIRDLVMGRSICMGLSDSLIYEDVRSSNKSIFSLMTMSGYLKAVRTDDGFYDVSIPNREVRGVVKTAVEHMVPVDSEVFDKFNIAVLKGDVKDMERSLRHILLGASYLNLTSGYSYQLVLMTMMYSLSRRYDIRTETEEGNGRVDMIMIPKAEGTTPIILELKKVDSENHLDKGLDEAMGQIHEKKYYAGMKGETILIAIAFWGKFPRIRTETVDPATAD; encoded by the coding sequence ATGAATACACCGGCCCTCGACCTCTTCGTGAAGAAGATCGATACTGGGGGGTACTCGTTCGCACGTATCAGGGAGGAAGACTGCTACTATGTCGACAAGACCCTTCTTATCAAGGACATCTTCGACGAAGATATCGGCGGGATATATCTATTCACGCGCCCCCGGAGATTCGGCAAGACGCTGAATCTCAGCATGATCGACGCATATTTCAATATTAATTATAGGGGGAACACCTGGTTCGACGGTCTTGCCATATCCGAACACCCAGAACTGGATGGATACAAGAACTCGTTCCCCGTCATACACATGGACCTCCGCAATGCCAAAACCGGCTCCAATCAGACATATGAGGATTTCATCGAGAAGATCGAAGTGACCCTATACGGTATCTTCGACAGGTTCAGATACCTACTGGACTCGGATAAGACGGACGATGATAAAAAGGCCTTATTCGAAAAAATCCTCAGGATGGACATCTCCCCGGACCAGATGCAGATGTGCATACCTATGCTATGCTCCATGCTCAGGATGTATCATGGGAAGAAGGTCATAATCCTCATAGACGAATATGACCGCGCGGTATCCGATTCATTCGGATCGGAATCGCACAGGCCTATCCTGGACTTCCTCGGAGGATTCCTCGAGCCGATATTGAAAAACAATCCGGACGTGCAGATGGCATATGTGACCGGAGTGATGCAGATAGCTAAGGAAAGCATCTTTTCCGGTATCAACAACATCACCGTGAACAACACATTCTCTGTAAGATCCGACGAACGTTTCGGTTTTACAGAAACGGAAGTCAAGAACATACTCACATACTACGGCCATCCCGAGAAATTCGAGGAGATCGAAGAATGGTACGACGGATATCGCTTCGGTAACAAGGATGTGTACAACCCGTTCAGTATCATGAACTATGTGTCCAACGACTTCCTGCCCGATGCATACTGGGCCAACTCAGGAGGAGATTCCGTGGTCAGATGGCTTCTGGAAAAGACGACGGACGAGAATTTCGGAATGATCCGCGACCTCGTGATGGGTAGATCCATATGCATGGGTCTTTCAGACTCCCTGATCTACGAAGACGTCAGGTCCAGCAATAAATCCATATTCTCCCTCATGACGATGTCGGGATATCTAAAAGCAGTCCGCACGGACGATGGATTCTACGACGTATCCATCCCGAACAGGGAAGTAAGAGGAGTGGTAAAGACAGCAGTCGAACACATGGTCCCGGTAGACTCAGAGGTGTTCGACAAGTTCAATATCGCCGTTCTGAAAGGAGATGTAAAGGATATGGAGAGATCCCTTCGGCACATCCTCCTGGGGGCAAGCTACCTCAACCTCACATCCGGATATTCCTATCAGCTGGTCCTGATGACCATGATGTATTCCCTCTCCAGAAGATACGATATAAGGACGGAAACGGAAGAAGGGAATGGAAGGGTCGACATGATCATGATACCCAAAGCGGAAGGGACGACCCCGATAATCCTGGAATTGAAGAAAGTCGATTCGGAAAACCACTTGGATAAGGGCCTGGACGAGGCGATGGGACAGATACACGAGAAGAAATACTATGCGGGGATGAAAGGGGAGACCATCCTGATCGCCATTGCGTTCTGGGGGAAATTCCCCAGGATCCGCACAGAGACCGTCGACCCTGCGACCGCGGACTGA
- a CDS encoding FecCD family ABC transporter permease, with protein sequence MSESDVLRKDYRASNHRKLLFTALFVSIAAAAFFLTLGFGVYEISVSHAVEVFFDHLSGNITDEDGDYYVWDVRVPRAIGAIVTGAALSVAGAIMQNDFRNPLAEPYTMGISSGAFLGAVLSIVCGISVIPFVTGTAVTMVNAFLFSLIPTAIIVTLSKFRKMTPAAMILTGVAVMFLFSSICQVLMVTAPSESLADAYMWRVGDIGRVSWSSLPLMTVASAVIIVLLYTMAGKLNVMYAGDRGALTLGESASRIRLVTLVLVSFLTASVVSYTGTIGFIGLVGPHVARIFVGSDNRYLIPASAAFGAAFILLADTVAKVSGANGLPVGVISSMIGGPLFIWILIRQRKSAWA encoded by the coding sequence ATGTCCGAATCAGACGTCCTGCGTAAGGACTACAGGGCTTCGAACCACAGGAAACTGCTGTTCACCGCCCTGTTCGTGTCCATAGCGGCCGCGGCCTTCTTCCTGACGCTGGGTTTCGGGGTTTACGAGATCTCCGTCTCCCATGCGGTGGAGGTGTTCTTCGATCACCTGTCCGGCAACATAACCGACGAGGATGGGGATTATTACGTCTGGGACGTGAGGGTCCCGAGGGCCATAGGTGCCATAGTCACCGGTGCCGCCCTTTCCGTGGCCGGTGCGATCATGCAGAACGATTTCAGGAATCCTCTGGCGGAACCGTATACCATGGGTATATCTTCGGGAGCGTTCCTCGGAGCGGTTCTGAGCATAGTCTGCGGGATATCCGTCATACCGTTCGTCACCGGGACCGCCGTCACCATGGTCAACGCATTCCTGTTCTCCCTGATACCGACGGCCATCATCGTCACTCTCTCCAAATTCAGGAAGATGACCCCTGCCGCGATGATATTGACGGGGGTCGCCGTCATGTTCCTGTTCAGTTCCATATGCCAGGTCCTGATGGTCACCGCCCCGTCGGAGAGTCTCGCGGACGCCTACATGTGGAGGGTGGGGGACATAGGAAGGGTCTCCTGGAGTTCCCTTCCCCTGATGACGGTCGCATCCGCGGTCATAATCGTCCTCCTCTACACGATGGCAGGAAAGCTCAACGTGATGTATGCGGGGGACAGGGGGGCGCTGACCCTGGGGGAGAGTGCCAGCCGCATAAGGCTCGTCACGTTGGTCCTCGTATCCTTCCTTACTGCCAGTGTGGTGAGCTACACCGGTACGATCGGTTTCATAGGACTTGTGGGACCTCATGTGGCAAGGATATTCGTCGGTTCCGACAACAGGTATCTCATACCGGCTTCCGCAGCATTCGGTGCCGCATTCATATTGTTGGCCGACACCGTAGCCAAGGTGTCCGGTGCAAACGGTCTGCCCGTCGGGGTCATCAGTTCGATGATCGGAGGACCTCTGTTCATATGGATCCTCATAAGGCAGAGGAAGAGCGCCTGGGCATGA
- a CDS encoding FecCD family ABC transporter permease has product MTSDDEGPTKDEVISEYHHLMARRLILLLVCIVGIILFVGLFSLSAYEGISLSDTYHIIWDHICGNEYEKRSLFWWADRYIWNTAIPHALVAIIAGASLAVCGALMQSLMGNPLADPYSTGISSGACFGAVAAIVVGVSFSSVTGEMGIVTNAFIGALIPAMLIIFISERVRMTPATLILLGTAISYFFNSMITYVMVTTDADTLKSAYLWQVGSLDGMTWSSVPLMLAVTIVGSAFVMMATRKLNVMSLGENSAISLGIDVQKFRIICLALMAVMTAAIVSYTGIIGFVGLVAPHIVRLVIGSDNKFVVPISMAVGAFLLLFADYIAYQLSNIPVGVVMSLIGSPVFFILIVLQSRKSGVIY; this is encoded by the coding sequence ATGACATCCGACGACGAAGGGCCGACCAAGGACGAGGTCATCAGCGAATACCATCATCTTATGGCCAGAAGGTTGATCCTCCTCCTGGTCTGCATCGTAGGGATAATCCTTTTCGTCGGATTGTTCTCCCTATCCGCATACGAAGGAATCTCGCTCTCGGACACATATCATATCATCTGGGACCACATCTGCGGTAACGAGTACGAGAAGAGGTCATTGTTCTGGTGGGCGGACAGATACATCTGGAACACCGCGATCCCGCATGCCCTCGTGGCGATAATCGCCGGTGCATCACTCGCTGTCTGCGGAGCACTCATGCAATCTCTCATGGGGAACCCCCTGGCGGATCCGTATTCGACCGGAATATCCTCCGGAGCATGCTTCGGGGCCGTCGCCGCCATCGTCGTGGGGGTGTCGTTCTCCAGTGTTACCGGCGAGATGGGTATCGTCACCAACGCATTCATCGGTGCGTTGATCCCGGCGATGCTGATAATATTCATCTCGGAAAGGGTCCGCATGACCCCTGCCACACTGATCCTCCTCGGTACGGCCATATCGTACTTCTTCAACTCCATGATAACGTACGTCATGGTCACGACCGATGCAGACACCCTGAAGAGCGCATATCTGTGGCAGGTCGGGAGTCTCGACGGGATGACCTGGTCTTCCGTTCCGCTCATGCTCGCAGTCACGATCGTGGGTTCCGCATTCGTCATGATGGCCACAAGGAAACTCAACGTCATGTCCTTGGGAGAGAACAGTGCGATAAGCCTCGGGATCGATGTGCAGAAATTCAGGATCATATGTCTGGCACTTATGGCCGTCATGACCGCGGCCATCGTCTCCTACACCGGGATAATAGGGTTCGTGGGGTTGGTGGCACCGCATATAGTCAGGCTCGTCATAGGGTCGGATAACAAGTTCGTGGTACCGATCTCCATGGCGGTGGGTGCCTTCCTTCTCCTGTTCGCCGATTACATCGCATACCAGCTCTCCAACATACCCGTGGGCGTGGTGATGAGTCTGATCGGGAGTCCCGTCTTCTTCATACTGATCGTTCTGCAGAGCAGGAAGTCGGGGGTGATCTATTGA
- a CDS encoding 4Fe-4S dicluster-binding protein codes for MVNMAGYKDMVIGSRVIEPGNSEEFHTGDWRSTVPIIDQSLCIDCMTCWIYCPDDCILVKDDKVTGIKLTHCKGCGICSKVCPKKAITMKEDIE; via the coding sequence ATGGTAAACATGGCAGGATACAAGGACATGGTCATCGGAAGCCGTGTCATAGAGCCCGGAAACTCCGAGGAGTTCCACACCGGAGACTGGAGGTCCACCGTACCTATCATCGACCAGTCCCTCTGCATCGACTGCATGACCTGCTGGATCTACTGCCCCGACGATTGCATCCTTGTAAAGGACGATAAGGTCACCGGCATAAAGCTGACCCACTGCAAGGGCTGCGGGATCTGCTCCAAGGTCTGTCCCAAGAAGGCCATCACTATGAAGGAGGATATAGAATGA
- a CDS encoding 2-oxoacid:acceptor oxidoreductase family protein: MDTEICWHGRGGQGVVTANEILAESAIYSGKYVKAFPEFGPERMGAPIRAFSRISDGPVRVHTQVYEPDIVIVIDPTLIGKVDVAKGLKKGGFILANYEGTPAELQKAIGTTAECHSVNASKIALEEIGKPLVNTAMLGALIKIRPIITYSEMEDNITDKFTGKLSDKLIVKNLSALKRAYEEVE; encoded by the coding sequence ATGGACACAGAGATATGTTGGCACGGAAGAGGAGGTCAGGGTGTCGTCACCGCGAACGAGATCCTCGCCGAATCTGCCATATATTCCGGTAAGTATGTGAAGGCATTCCCCGAGTTCGGTCCGGAGAGGATGGGGGCACCCATCAGGGCTTTCTCCAGGATCTCCGACGGCCCTGTCAGGGTCCACACCCAGGTCTACGAGCCAGATATTGTCATCGTCATCGACCCCACCCTCATCGGGAAGGTCGACGTGGCCAAGGGTCTGAAGAAAGGCGGTTTCATTCTCGCCAACTACGAGGGGACCCCCGCGGAGCTTCAGAAGGCCATCGGCACCACCGCCGAGTGCCACTCTGTAAATGCGTCCAAGATCGCTCTCGAGGAGATCGGAAAGCCTCTCGTCAACACTGCGATGCTCGGAGCGCTCATCAAGATCCGTCCTATCATCACCTACAGCGAGATGGAGGACAACATCACCGACAAATTCACCGGCAAACTCTCCGACAAGCTGATCGTGAAGAACCTGTCCGCCCTCAAGAGGGCCTATGAGGAGGTCGAGTAA
- a CDS encoding CBS pair associated ParBc domain-containing protein has product MAATVGDYMVRNVQYVTPNMTVNEVKEKLINSNFHGFPVVENGYLLGYVTAKELLRYMDTPNAKLRSVMSRGTLCVIPTMNIDDAMRVLFRYGLRNLPVVDEEKRIVGIISNIDIVRSQIEKSRPGKVMNVKNFMEQQNGITMRVYNAEIPIDQMIPTQKEVYMDELIGRQYEIKRGLNEPLIVIKRHNGYLVVDGHHRIMAAHRMGLKMFKCIVLEPNNMDVPLGLETTAERWGLHTLDDVKIIEGSKHPFMEITTMLLPKEQAENINKILIDRMDEDPGPGVPSALSPRITRKSSSKKLSSDKVPAAKKTVSRKTSSKTGAEKKAPAKKTAPKKKQDGEPGQ; this is encoded by the coding sequence ATGGCAGCAACGGTCGGCGATTACATGGTGCGTAACGTCCAGTACGTTACCCCCAACATGACGGTCAATGAAGTAAAGGAGAAGCTCATCAATTCCAACTTCCACGGCTTCCCGGTGGTGGAGAACGGCTATCTGCTCGGTTATGTCACGGCCAAGGAGCTCCTCCGCTACATGGATACGCCCAATGCCAAACTCCGTTCGGTCATGAGCAGGGGAACCCTCTGCGTGATCCCGACCATGAATATCGACGATGCCATGCGCGTCCTTTTCCGTTACGGTCTCAGGAATCTGCCCGTCGTCGACGAGGAGAAGAGGATCGTCGGGATCATCTCCAACATCGACATCGTAAGGTCCCAGATCGAGAAATCCCGTCCCGGGAAGGTCATGAACGTCAAGAACTTCATGGAACAACAGAACGGGATAACCATGAGGGTCTACAATGCGGAGATCCCCATCGACCAGATGATCCCCACCCAGAAAGAGGTCTACATGGACGAACTCATAGGGCGCCAGTATGAGATAAAGAGGGGTCTGAACGAGCCTCTGATCGTCATCAAGAGGCACAACGGATATCTCGTCGTGGACGGCCATCACCGTATAATGGCGGCCCACCGCATGGGGCTCAAGATGTTCAAGTGCATCGTACTGGAGCCGAACAACATGGATGTCCCTCTGGGTCTGGAGACCACGGCGGAGAGATGGGGCCTCCATACACTGGACGACGTGAAGATAATCGAGGGTTCCAAGCATCCGTTCATGGAGATCACCACCATGCTCCTGCCCAAGGAGCAGGCCGAGAACATCAACAAGATCCTCATAGACCGTATGGACGAGGATCCCGGACCGGGTGTCCCCAGTGCATTGAGTCCCCGTATAACCAGGAAATCGTCATCCAAGAAGCTGTCCTCCGACAAAGTGCCAGCGGCCAAGAAGACGGTCTCCCGGAAGACTTCTTCCAAAACGGGTGCCGAAAAGAAGGCACCTGCGAAGAAGACTGCACCTAAGAAGAAGCAGGACGGGGAACCGGGACAGTGA